The Ralstonia sp. RRA DNA segment GGAACCGGGGGGCGCTCCTGACGTTTGAGCGGGTCAAGATCGGCCCAACGCAGGCCCACATTGCGGTAGGCAGCCACCAGCTGCGTTGCCGCCACGCGCTTGCGACCCATGTCGGAATCGGCAGACGCGACGATCGTCTTGATCGGGCCATGCTTGGCGCGCTCAGCGAACGAGGTAACGATGGGGGCGTGGGGGATATCCCGGGCGTTGGAACCGTCGACGGCGGGGACGTTCTGCAGCGCATCGAAGTACGCGCGCAGTGCCTCGCTAACGGACGTGGGATCTTGAAGGTACGCTTCGTACTGATCTTCAACGTAGGCGGCGTTACCGCCGGACAGGTACGAAGTGTCCAGGTACTGCTTATACAGCTCTGTCATGGGGCGCTCACTTTTCTCCGGGTCTGCCGGAGTTCAGCGGGTTCATCAACCTTCCGCGACACGGCTTGACCGGTTAGCGGATCGCAAACTAAATCGCCTGAAATCACCTGATCGGACCGGATCGCGCATAGCAGAAAGGAGGCACCGAGACAGCTTTTACAGACAAGTTGTGCGGGAAGGACCTAAGTCTTCACGGGCGGGAAGCATAGCACGTTTATAAGCAACATTCTGATTCTTTGACGTGACAACGGCCCGTTGTTTTGCCAGGTCAAAGAATCGTTCTCATCACATTCAAGCGGGCGAAATTCGATCGACCCAATCGGTGATCAAGCCATCCAGGCCTGCGCCCCACAGCAGTTGTGCGCGATCAACGTCGTTGACGGTATAGCAGCAGACGCGGAAGCCGGCAGCGTGTGCCTCGGCAATGATTTCGGGCGTGAGTTCACGATGGTTGGCGTCGAGCGCAACGCAGTCGAGCGCGCGCAGGCGGTCAAGCCAGTCGCCGGGCAATTTGTCGAGCAGCAATGCGCGCGGCAACTCCGGAGCGGCATCGCGCGCGGCGGCCAGTGCCTCTTCCGAGAACGACGACAACAGCGGCGGCACATCGGCATCCGCCCACAGCGTACGGGCATCCAATGCCACCGCTGCACCCGTGCGCCACTCCGCGCCCGGGACCGGCTTGATCTCGATGTTGGCGAGATATCCATTGGCGCGCAGGTAGCGGGCGATGGCGGCCAGCGTGGGCACGGGCTCGCCGGCGTAGGCCGGGCTGTGCCAGCTACCCGCATCCAGTTGCGCGATCTGGCCCAGCGTGAGCGCGTCGAGGCGGCCGTGGCCATTCGTGGTGCGATTGAGCGTGGCATCGTGCAGCAGCACGGCCACACCATCGCCCGAGAGCTTCACGTCGAACTCGAACATGCGATAGCCGAACGGGGCGCCGTGGCGGAATGCGGCCAAGGTGTTCTCGGGCGCCAGCTTGCCCGCACCCCGATGCGCAATCGCGCGCGGATACGGCCAAGCCGGCAAGGCGCGTGCTTCGCTCATGCCAGGGCCTCGATACGGCGGGTGGTTTGCGGATCGAACCAGTGCAGATGCTCGGCCGAGGCTGTGATGGGCAGCTTGTCGCCTGCCTTTACGCTGGCATGCGGCTCCAGGCGGACCACGACCGGGTTGCCAGCCAGCGAGCCGTAGGCAAACGCATCGGCACCGAGCGCTTCCACCACGCGAACATCAACGAAGGCAATGGCTTGGTCTGCTGAGCACGGCTCGATGTGCTCGGGGCGCAAACCCATCAGAGCACGTTCAGGCAAGTGCAGGCCCATCGGCAGGTGGCCGAGCGTCGCGGCAACGTCGCCCTCTTTCGCGCCATCCACACGGATCTGCGCGCCCTCGCCCGCCTGGCGCGACACCGGCACGAGGTTCATCGGCGGCGAACCGATGAAGCTGGCCACGAACGTGCTGGCCGGACGCGAGTACACCTCCAGCGGCGTGCCGATCTGCTCGACCCGGCCGCCATTGAGCACCATCATGCGATCAGCCAGCGTCATGGCTTCAACCTGATCGTGCGTCACGTACAGGCTGGTGGTGCGCAGGCGCCGATGCAGATCCTTCAGCTCCAGGCGCATCTGCACGCGCAGCTTAGCGTCGAGGTTGGAGAGCGGCTCGTCGAACAGGAACACAGCCGGTTCACGCACGATGGCGCGGCCCATGGCCACGCGCTGGCGTTGGCCGCCCGAGAGCTGACGCGGCTTGCGATCGAGCAGCTTGCCGAGTTCGAGAATGCCCGCTGCCTGTTCGACGCGCGCCTGGATATCGCTCTTGGGCAAGCCGCGAATCTTCAGGCCATACGCCATGTTGTCGAACACGCTCATGTGCGGATAGAGCGCGTAGTTCTGGAACACCATCGCGATGTCGCGCTCGGCGGGCTCCAGTTCGTTGACGACGCGGTCGCCAATCCACACCTCGCCACCGGTGATGGGCTCCAGGCCCGCCACCATGCGCAGCAGCGTGGATTTGCCGCAGCCCGAAGGCCCGACGATGACGATGAATTCCCCATCGCCAATTTCCATGTCGATGCCGTGCACGACCTGGAGGTTGGCGTAGTGCTTCTGAACGTTGCGTAGAGACAGTTTTGCCATCTTGAGTCTTCTATTCTTTTACTTCTCGGTTTCCACCAGGCCCTTCACGAACCACCGCTGCATGCCGATCACGATTGCCGCAGGCGGCAGCATGGCCAGCATCACGACAGCCATCAGCAGGTTCCAGTCGGTGGCGGAATCGCCGGAGCGGGAGATCATCTGGGTCACGCCCAGCACGATGGGGGTCATGCTCTTCTCGGTCGTGATCAGCAGCGGCCAGAGGTACTGGTTCCAGCCGTAGATGAACTGGATCACGAACAGCGCCGCGATGCTGGTACGCGAGAGCGGCAGCACCACGTCCCAGAAAAACTTGAGCGGGCCCGCGCCATCAATGCGCGCGGCTTCGGCCAATTCATCGGGAATGGTCAGGAAGAACTGCCGGAACAGGAACGTGGCCGTGGCCGACGCGATGATCGGAATCGTCATCCCGGCGTAGCTATTCAGCATGCCGAGGTCTGACACCACCTTGTAGGTGGGCAGAATGCGCACTTCCACCGGCAGCATCAGGGTGACGAAGATCAGCCAGAAAAACGTCTTGCGCAGGGGGAACTTGAAATAGACGATCGCGAAGGCCGAGATGATGGAGATGGCGATCTTCCCGAGCGAAATGCCCAGCGCCATGATCAGGCTGTTCATCAGCATGGTGCCGACCGGCGTGGCGGAGTTGCCCATGCCGTGCGTGAGCACCGTACGGTAGTTCTCGATCAGGTGCGGGCCGGGGATGAGCGTCATCGGTGCCTGCAGCACATCTTCGGCCGTCAACGACGACGCAACGAAGACCACATACACCGGAAACGCCACGATGATCACACCCAGGATCAGCACGACGTGGGTAAGGAAGTCCAGGAATGGACGGCGTTCAATCATGGCTCTTTGCCCTCCTTTTAGTATTGGACTTTGCGTTCAACGTAGCGGAACTGGACGATCGTCAGCACAATCACCAGGCCCATGAGGATGACCGACTGCGCCGCCGATCCACCGATATCCAGCCCGCGCACGCCATCCTGATACACCTTGAACACCAGCGTCTCGGTCGCCTTGAACGGCCCGCCCTGCGTGACCGAATCGATGATGGCGAAGGTGTCGAAGAACGCATACACCACGTTCACCACCATCAGGAAGAAGGTCGTGGGTGACAGCAGCGGGAAGACGATCGACCAGAAGCGCTTCCACGGCCCGGCACCATCAATGGCCGCCGCCTCGATCAGCGATTTGGGAATGCTCTGCAACCCCGCCAGGAAGAACAGGAAGTTGTAGCTGATCTGCTTCCAGGCCGCGATGACGACGACCAGGAACAGCGCCTGCTCGCCGTTGAGCACGTAGTTCCACTCCACGCCCATCTTGTGGATCAGGAACGAGACGATGCCCAGCGTCGGGTTGAACAGGAAACTCCACAGCACGCCGGCCACAGCCGGTGCGATCGCATACGGCCAGATCAGAAGCGTCTTGTAGAACGTGGCGCCACGCAACGCACGATCCGCAAAGTACGCCAGCGCCAGCGAGGTGCCCAAGCCCACGAAGGTCACGCCAATGGCGAACAGCGCGGTGGTCTTGAATGACCCGAGATAGGTCGGATCGGCAAAGAGATCATGAAAGTTCTCGAGCCCGACAAACTCGAGGTTGATGCCGAAGGCGTCCTGGCGCAGCAGCGACTGATACAGTGCCTGGCCCGCGGGCCAGAAAAAGAACACCAGGGTGATGACGATCTGCGGGGCGACCAGCACATACGGCAGCCAGCGCGATCGAAAGACAACGCGTTTTTCCATACGACGTTCCAAAAACGCACCGCCGGCCGGTGCAGTTGCACCAGGCCGGCGGTTGAGACTAGCGCAATGCCGCGCTTATTCCTTGACGGTCTTCTCGAAGCGGACGAGCAGCTCGTTGCCGCGCGATACAGCCGTGTCCAGCGCTTCCTTCGGCGACTTCTTGCCTGCCCAGACAGATTCCAGCTCTTCGTCGATCACTTGACGGATCTGCGGGAAATTGCCCAGACGGATGCCGCGCGACTTGTCGGTCGTCTTGACGATCATCTGCTTGACGGCCACATCGGCGCCCGGGTTCTTGTCATAGAAGCCCGACTTCTTGGTCAGCTCATACGCTTCCAGCGTGACAGGCAGATAGCCCGTCGACTGGTGCCAGTCCGCCTGCATTTCCGGACGAGACAGGAACGTGAAGAACTTGGCGACGCCCTTGTACTCCTCAGCCTTGTGGCCGCCCATCACCCACAGCGACGCACCGCCGATGATGGTGTTTTGCGGCGCGCCTGCCACGCCAGCCTCGTAGGGCAGCGGCGCCGGGCTGAAGTTGAACTTGGCGTTCTTGCGGATGTTCGCCAGCGCTGCCGACGACCCCGTGTGCATGGCGCACTCACCTGCGATGAACTTCGCCTTCGGCTCGTCCTTGCGGCCGGCGTAGGTGAAGTAGCCCTTCTTCTGCATGTCGAGCAGGTTCTCGATGTGCTTGATCTGCACCGGGCCGTTGAAATTCAGGCGCGCCTTGGCGCCGCCAAAGCCGTTGTTCTCGGTGGCGAACGACACGTTGTGCCAGGCCGAGAAGCTTTCCAGATGCACCCACGACTGCCAGTCGGTGGTGTAGCCGCACGGCACACCAGCGGCCTTCAGCTTGGCCGCATCGATGGCCACTTCCTGCCACGTTGCAGGCGGCTTATTCGGATCAAGGCCGGCCTTCTTGAAGGCGTCCTTGTTGTAATACATGATCGTCGTCGAGCTGTTGAACGGGAACGAGAGCATCTCGCCCTTGTTCGACGTGTAGTAGCCCGCCACGGCCGGCACGTAGGCCTTGGGGTCGAACTTCTCGCCGGCATCCTTCATGATCTTGGCCACCGGCACGATGGCGCCCTTGGCGTTCATCATCGTGGCGGTGCCGACTTCGAAGACTTGCAGGATGGCCGGTGCATTGCCGGCACGGAACGCCGCAATGCCCGCTGCCAGCGATTCATCGTACTGGCCCTTGTAGACCGGCACGATCTTGTAGTCCGACTGGCTCGCGTTGAACTTGCCGGCGATCTCATTCACCTTGTCGTTCAAGGCGCCTTCCATCGAGTGCCACCACTGGATTTCCGTCACTGCGTACGCGCCTTGCGCAAACGTACACGCAGCCAGCACAGCTGCTGCCCCCGCAATCTTCCTGATCGTCATGCTTTCTCCTGATTTCGTGTGCCTCGACGTTCTGGCGGGCTCCCTCGCTCCGCCCACGGCGCGCCGACTCTAAACGAACGGTCGGTCACTTTTATGACAGCGGGATGTTACTTGCCTTTCTGTCACAAAGAAATTGGGAAAACCCTCCAAGGTTTGCCTTGCAACGGCCGTTAGAATGAGTTGAAGCCACCCATTTTTTGCACGCGCAGCATGCTCGCCCCCCCGACCTCCCCCACCACGCCGCCCTCAGCAGATTCGCCCGAATCCGCGCCCGTCATTGCCGCTCGACGCGTGCCGCTCGCCCTGCACCAGTTGCCGGATGATGCGCTGCGCAATATCACCGGCGTGTTCACCGACGTGGACGGCACGCTCACCACGCGCGGCAAGCTGCCCGCCCAGGCGTATTCGGCGCTGGAGCGACTGCACCGCGCGGGCATCAAGGTCGTACCGGTCACCGGCCGCTCGATTGCGTGGGGCGAAGTCATTACGCGGCTTTGGCCGGTCGATGCGGTGATCGGTGAGAACGGCGCGTTCGCCATGCGCATCGACTCACGCGGACACCTGACCACCGATTTCGTCGACGACGCGCAGACGCGCGCGCGCAACCTTGAACGCATCCGCGAAATCGGTGCGGAGGTCATGCGTGCGGTGCCGGGCTCCGCGCTGGCGACCGACCAGGCCTGGCACGCTGCCGACCTGGCCGTCGACCATGCCGAGCAAGTTCCGCCGTTGCCGCAAAACGCAGTGCAGCACATCGTCGACATCATGCGCACGCACGGCATGCATGCGACTGTCAGCTCCATCCACGTCAACGGCTGGTTTGGCAAGCACGACAAGTTGAGCGCCAGCGTGGCACTCGCCCGCCGTGCGTTCGGCATCGACCTGCATGACGAGCGCGAGCGCTGGGTGTTCGTGGGCGACTCCGCCAATGATGCCGCGATGTTCGAGTTCTTCCCGCTCTCGGTGGGGGTGGCCAACGTGCTGGACGTGATCGACACGCTGCCCATGCCGCCGGCCTACCTGACCGTAGCCGAAGGCGGCGCCGGCTTTGCTGAAGTGGCCGAGCGCATTCTTGGGGCACGCGCGCCCGCGCTTCCTGCCCCGCGCGGCTGACAACACTGCCGCCCGCCTCAAGCGGCGACGGGCGGCGGGTGGCTGCTCATAAGCCGTTTCTCAGACTTCTTCCGACTCCCCTCACGTATCGGTGCGCGCACGCGGCACGCTGCTTGCGCCACGTTAGTGCGCCGCACCGATTCGTGTCACGCACACGCCTCATCGTGGTGCGCGTGGCGATTGCGTGGCATACGGCGCTCCCTTCCCATCTGATGTCCACCCGATAGGAGCCTCTCATGCAAACCCAGAAAATTCGACAGCGACTCGAGCACGCCGAGCACACCATCGCCCAACTGTCTGAACTGTGTATGTCGCAGCAAGGCGTGCCCGACGCGCTCAAGCAGTCCGTCGAGCAGTTGGATGAACAAGCCCGCCAATGTCACGCCCGGCTGGAGAACACCCAGGATACGCAGGCGCTCGTGCAGGCCGTCGACCAGTTGGAAGCCGCGTCGGACCGCGCCAAGATGGCATGCCAAAACGCTGGCAAGATCGACCACAGCGTGCACTCCGCCGTCATGCGCACGCACGACGAGCTGTCGCGCCTGAAGCACCACCTGCACTAAGCGCGGCGGCACAGCCCCGGAAAAAAAGAGGGCGGATCCCCTCTCGGAAATCCGCCCAATCCCAATCGCCAAGCTCGACGATATTCGGTGGGGCCGTCTGCGCTGACACTGCGTCAGTCGAAGCCCAGCTCCTGCAATTTGCGCGTGATCGTGTTGCGGCCGATGCCCAGGCGGGTGGCGGCTTCCACGCGGCGTCCGCGCGTCACGCCAAGTGCGGCTTCGAGGATCGCCTTTTCGAAGCGGCGCGTGAGCGCGTCCATCACATCCGGCTGACCGGCTTCGAGCATGGCCTTGGCCTCGCCCGCAAGCGCGCGCTCCCAGCCGGCGGTGGCCGATGCACCTGCAGCGGTCGCCGCAAGCGCATCGCTCGACAGCCCGGCGCCGTATGGCTCACCGCCATACGAAGGCTCCCCGACAAACACCGGCCGTGCCGTTCCGGCATCGGCGGCAGCGGGCAGCGCCTGCGCGCTACCCCGTACAAGGTCGTACGGCAGATCCTTGATCTCGATGGTCTGCGCCGGCGCCATCACGGTCAGCCAGTTGCAGAGGTTTTCGAGCTGGCGCACGTTGCCCGGGAACGGCAGTGTGGCAACGTGTGCCAGCGCCTCGTCCGACATGCGCTTGGGCTCGACGCCCAGTTCCTTCGCACTCTTCTGCAGGAAGTGGCGCGCCAGCAGCGTGATGTCTTCCGGGCGCTCACGCAGCGCCGGCAGGCGCAGGCGGATC contains these protein-coding regions:
- the ugpQ gene encoding glycerophosphodiester phosphodiesterase encodes the protein MSEARALPAWPYPRAIAHRGAGKLAPENTLAAFRHGAPFGYRMFEFDVKLSGDGVAVLLHDATLNRTTNGHGRLDALTLGQIAQLDAGSWHSPAYAGEPVPTLAAIARYLRANGYLANIEIKPVPGAEWRTGAAVALDARTLWADADVPPLLSSFSEEALAAARDAAPELPRALLLDKLPGDWLDRLRALDCVALDANHRELTPEIIAEAHAAGFRVCCYTVNDVDRAQLLWGAGLDGLITDWVDRISPA
- a CDS encoding sn-glycerol-3-phosphate import ATP-binding protein UgpC, which gives rise to MAKLSLRNVQKHYANLQVVHGIDMEIGDGEFIVIVGPSGCGKSTLLRMVAGLEPITGGEVWIGDRVVNELEPAERDIAMVFQNYALYPHMSVFDNMAYGLKIRGLPKSDIQARVEQAAGILELGKLLDRKPRQLSGGQRQRVAMGRAIVREPAVFLFDEPLSNLDAKLRVQMRLELKDLHRRLRTTSLYVTHDQVEAMTLADRMMVLNGGRVEQIGTPLEVYSRPASTFVASFIGSPPMNLVPVSRQAGEGAQIRVDGAKEGDVAATLGHLPMGLHLPERALMGLRPEHIEPCSADQAIAFVDVRVVEALGADAFAYGSLAGNPVVVRLEPHASVKAGDKLPITASAEHLHWFDPQTTRRIEALA
- the ugpE gene encoding sn-glycerol-3-phosphate ABC transporter permease UgpE, whose protein sequence is MIERRPFLDFLTHVVLILGVIIVAFPVYVVFVASSLTAEDVLQAPMTLIPGPHLIENYRTVLTHGMGNSATPVGTMLMNSLIMALGISLGKIAISIISAFAIVYFKFPLRKTFFWLIFVTLMLPVEVRILPTYKVVSDLGMLNSYAGMTIPIIASATATFLFRQFFLTIPDELAEAARIDGAGPLKFFWDVVLPLSRTSIAALFVIQFIYGWNQYLWPLLITTEKSMTPIVLGVTQMISRSGDSATDWNLLMAVVMLAMLPPAAIVIGMQRWFVKGLVETEK
- the ugpA gene encoding sn-glycerol-3-phosphate ABC transporter permease UgpA, with the translated sequence MEKRVVFRSRWLPYVLVAPQIVITLVFFFWPAGQALYQSLLRQDAFGINLEFVGLENFHDLFADPTYLGSFKTTALFAIGVTFVGLGTSLALAYFADRALRGATFYKTLLIWPYAIAPAVAGVLWSFLFNPTLGIVSFLIHKMGVEWNYVLNGEQALFLVVVIAAWKQISYNFLFFLAGLQSIPKSLIEAAAIDGAGPWKRFWSIVFPLLSPTTFFLMVVNVVYAFFDTFAIIDSVTQGGPFKATETLVFKVYQDGVRGLDIGGSAAQSVILMGLVIVLTIVQFRYVERKVQY
- the ugpB gene encoding sn-glycerol-3-phosphate ABC transporter substrate-binding protein UgpB — translated: MTIRKIAGAAAVLAACTFAQGAYAVTEIQWWHSMEGALNDKVNEIAGKFNASQSDYKIVPVYKGQYDESLAAGIAAFRAGNAPAILQVFEVGTATMMNAKGAIVPVAKIMKDAGEKFDPKAYVPAVAGYYTSNKGEMLSFPFNSSTTIMYYNKDAFKKAGLDPNKPPATWQEVAIDAAKLKAAGVPCGYTTDWQSWVHLESFSAWHNVSFATENNGFGGAKARLNFNGPVQIKHIENLLDMQKKGYFTYAGRKDEPKAKFIAGECAMHTGSSAALANIRKNAKFNFSPAPLPYEAGVAGAPQNTIIGGASLWVMGGHKAEEYKGVAKFFTFLSRPEMQADWHQSTGYLPVTLEAYELTKKSGFYDKNPGADVAVKQMIVKTTDKSRGIRLGNFPQIRQVIDEELESVWAGKKSPKEALDTAVSRGNELLVRFEKTVKE
- a CDS encoding HAD-IIB family hydrolase, with amino-acid sequence MLAPPTSPTTPPSADSPESAPVIAARRVPLALHQLPDDALRNITGVFTDVDGTLTTRGKLPAQAYSALERLHRAGIKVVPVTGRSIAWGEVITRLWPVDAVIGENGAFAMRIDSRGHLTTDFVDDAQTRARNLERIREIGAEVMRAVPGSALATDQAWHAADLAVDHAEQVPPLPQNAVQHIVDIMRTHGMHATVSSIHVNGWFGKHDKLSASVALARRAFGIDLHDERERWVFVGDSANDAAMFEFFPLSVGVANVLDVIDTLPMPPAYLTVAEGGAGFAEVAERILGARAPALPAPRG